The uncultured Cohaesibacter sp. genome includes a window with the following:
- a CDS encoding transporter substrate-binding domain-containing protein translates to MKKILSSAIMLTTAVFAAPSYAGPVLDEIKANDKLICLVNPNSPGFSVPDSQGVYQGFNTDFCRMAAAAIFGDASKADIRGIGFSDSMKTIVADGAHMASRSITATGTRDADPGMAFVATTFYDGQGFMVPKALGVASAKELNGATVCAEDGSTTLLNIADWFGDRGIEYRVENIADKTARLEAFFSGKCDVYASDVTALLSDRLLSKTPADYSILPEVISAEPLTLVTQPDQALEATVFWAFQVMLNADQFGVTSATVDDVVADLDNQPKGVQRLFAKDSAAAEMATKLGLPEDWAYQVIKQVGSYSEVFNRHLGADTPFGLDLKGSANALVRDGGQMYAYPIR, encoded by the coding sequence ATGAAAAAGATTTTGAGTTCAGCCATCATGCTGACAACAGCCGTTTTTGCAGCACCATCCTATGCAGGGCCTGTTCTGGATGAGATCAAGGCAAATGACAAACTGATCTGCCTCGTCAACCCGAACTCACCCGGCTTCTCCGTGCCGGACAGTCAGGGTGTGTATCAGGGCTTCAACACCGACTTCTGCCGCATGGCCGCAGCGGCCATCTTTGGCGATGCCAGCAAGGCGGATATTCGCGGCATCGGCTTTTCTGATTCCATGAAAACCATCGTCGCTGACGGCGCTCACATGGCGTCGCGCTCGATCACCGCGACGGGCACCCGTGACGCCGATCCGGGCATGGCTTTCGTTGCCACCACCTTCTATGACGGTCAGGGTTTCATGGTGCCAAAGGCATTGGGTGTTGCAAGCGCGAAAGAGCTCAATGGCGCGACGGTCTGCGCCGAAGACGGCTCCACCACCCTTCTCAACATTGCCGACTGGTTCGGTGATCGCGGCATCGAGTATCGTGTCGAGAATATCGCCGACAAGACCGCCCGTCTGGAAGCCTTCTTCTCGGGCAAGTGCGATGTATATGCCTCCGACGTGACCGCTCTCCTCAGCGACCGGCTGCTCTCCAAGACCCCGGCCGACTACAGCATCCTGCCCGAGGTTATCTCGGCCGAGCCGCTAACCCTCGTCACCCAGCCGGATCAGGCGCTGGAAGCGACCGTTTTCTGGGCCTTTCAGGTCATGCTCAATGCAGATCAGTTCGGCGTGACGTCGGCAACTGTCGATGATGTGGTCGCAGACCTCGACAATCAGCCCAAGGGCGTTCAGCGCCTGTTCGCCAAGGACAGCGCAGCCGCGGAAATGGCCACAAAACTCGGCCTGCCGGAAGACTGGGCTTATCAGGTGATCAAGCAGGTCGGATCCTATTCCGAAGTCTTCAATCGTCATCTCGGGGCAGATACCCCGTTCGGTCTTGACCTGAAAGGGTCGGCCAATGCGCTGGTTCGCGACGGCGGCCAGATGTACGCCTACCCGATCAGATAA
- a CDS encoding amino acid ABC transporter permease gives MIASIGKGHTTVLMKAAFGSPLAALLSTVSMLLIGLIAWVALRWAVIFAVWPWQSADLCSGTQGICWPFLVEKTRFILFGTFPYDLHARPAVVSILLCALTVLTCRHMTALRPRLSVTHLAILWGVSIVLTFVLMAGGVFGMEAVDPVRWNGLPILLMLSIIAVVLAFPFGILLALARVQDRYWFLARFSSIYIEITRGVPMLTILFVGIFVLPLVLPAGVAISPVVATLTVLVFFHASYFAEDIRSGLLSLPAGQAEAADSLGMSYWQKTRMIVLPQAIRRSLPSLVNSTIGAYKDTSLVVVVGILDLTATARMSFGDPEWRSHAVEAYFLVGLWFFVTCAYLASIGRCLHKKA, from the coding sequence ATGATCGCATCCATTGGCAAGGGCCACACGACAGTCCTGATGAAGGCCGCTTTCGGCTCGCCGTTGGCGGCTCTGTTGTCGACCGTCTCGATGCTGCTGATCGGATTGATTGCGTGGGTTGCTCTGCGATGGGCAGTGATCTTCGCGGTCTGGCCATGGCAAAGCGCCGATCTCTGCTCTGGTACGCAAGGGATCTGCTGGCCGTTTCTGGTCGAGAAGACCCGCTTCATCCTCTTTGGCACCTTTCCCTATGACCTCCATGCCCGCCCGGCTGTGGTCTCCATCCTGCTTTGCGCCCTCACGGTGCTGACCTGTCGGCACATGACCGCGCTGCGGCCACGCCTCAGCGTCACGCATCTGGCGATCCTCTGGGGTGTCTCCATCGTGCTGACCTTTGTCCTGATGGCGGGCGGGGTCTTTGGCATGGAGGCGGTGGATCCGGTGCGCTGGAACGGCCTGCCGATCCTTCTCATGCTGTCGATCATCGCGGTCGTGCTTGCCTTCCCCTTCGGCATCCTTCTGGCGCTGGCACGGGTGCAGGATCGCTACTGGTTTCTGGCCCGGTTCTCCTCGATCTATATCGAGATCACGCGCGGCGTGCCAATGCTGACGATCCTGTTTGTCGGCATCTTTGTTCTGCCACTTGTCCTGCCCGCGGGGGTCGCCATCTCGCCGGTTGTGGCGACGCTGACGGTGCTGGTGTTCTTCCATGCCTCCTACTTTGCCGAAGATATCCGCAGTGGGCTTCTGTCTCTGCCTGCCGGACAGGCCGAGGCGGCTGACTCCCTTGGCATGTCCTATTGGCAGAAAACGCGCATGATCGTGTTGCCTCAGGCGATCCGGCGCAGCCTGCCTTCGCTCGTCAACAGCACCATCGGCGCCTACAAGGACACATCTTTGGTCGTCGTGGTTGGCATTCTCGATCTGACGGCGACCGCCCGCATGTCCTTTGGTGATCCGGAATGGCGTAGTCACGCAGTGGAGGCCTATTTCCTGGTCGGGCTGTGGTTCTTCGTCACCTGCGCCTATCTCGCCAGCATCGGGCGATGCCTGCACAAGAAGGCGTAA
- a CDS encoding ABC transporter permease subunit: MYIMIPARKPPPEKTRIRGFDILAAGAVTLLIILAAFNAITNLEAAGASPGFGFLFQEAGFDVSESWIPYSPSDSYLKVIVSGVFNTIWLAAACILCATFIGVCFGLLSVGPSPIGRWLARGYVDLFRNLPKILILLVLYAVAVNGLPHVRQSLSLGPFHLSNRALNFPTLVWSADLALTLVAFFAGMLLLAVQGRIRAGLTARGVRLSSLLFWVAPLVLPGLAMLLFGLRIDVSLPQMQGFDYRGGGRVSLQFAIVAATLSIYHGAQIAEVVRGGLEAIPKGQKEAANALGLTGWQAIRLVILPQVFRIVIPPMNNQYVNLIKNTSIAIAVGYSDLMSVSGTIINQSFKPLEMMLITMAIYLGICLIVTTSLNHWHQRLTARESR; this comes from the coding sequence ATGTATATTATGATACCAGCACGCAAACCACCACCCGAAAAGACTCGTATTCGCGGCTTTGACATTCTGGCTGCGGGCGCGGTGACATTGCTGATCATTCTGGCAGCATTCAATGCCATCACAAATCTCGAAGCTGCTGGTGCCAGCCCCGGTTTCGGGTTTCTGTTTCAGGAAGCCGGATTTGATGTCAGCGAGTCCTGGATCCCCTATTCACCGAGCGACAGCTATCTCAAGGTGATCGTCTCCGGGGTCTTCAACACCATCTGGCTCGCCGCGGCGTGCATCCTCTGCGCGACATTCATCGGCGTCTGTTTCGGACTGCTCAGCGTCGGGCCCAGCCCTATCGGACGGTGGCTGGCCAGAGGCTATGTGGATCTTTTCCGCAACCTGCCGAAGATCCTCATTCTACTGGTGCTCTACGCAGTTGCCGTCAATGGATTGCCCCATGTGCGGCAATCGCTGTCGCTCGGCCCCTTTCATCTGTCCAACCGGGCGCTGAATTTTCCCACCCTCGTCTGGAGCGCGGACTTGGCGCTGACGTTGGTTGCGTTTTTTGCGGGTATGCTGCTTCTTGCGGTGCAAGGCCGGATCAGGGCCGGATTGACTGCACGCGGCGTTCGCTTGTCTTCACTCCTGTTCTGGGTCGCCCCATTGGTCTTGCCTGGTTTGGCGATGCTGCTGTTCGGGCTCAGAATTGACGTGTCACTGCCGCAGATGCAGGGCTTTGACTATCGCGGCGGCGGGCGCGTGTCGCTGCAGTTTGCCATCGTCGCGGCGACACTCAGCATCTACCACGGAGCACAAATCGCCGAAGTGGTGCGTGGCGGACTTGAGGCCATTCCGAAAGGCCAGAAGGAAGCGGCCAATGCCCTTGGCCTCACCGGCTGGCAGGCAATCAGGCTCGTCATCCTGCCGCAGGTGTTCCGCATCGTCATTCCGCCGATGAACAATCAGTATGTGAACCTGATCAAGAACACCTCAATCGCGATTGCCGTCGGCTATTCCGACCTGATGTCCGTGTCCGGCACCATCATCAACCAGAGCTTCAAACCGCTTGAAATGATGCTGATCACCATGGCGATCTACCTCGGCATCTGCCTGATCGTGACCACGTCCCTCAATCACTGGCACCAGCGCCTGACCGCACGGGAGAGCAGATGA